TTCCCTCCTTCAATAGATTTGTCAACAGCAGAGAGTGCTAATAGTATTGCACCTTTTCCAATTACCAAATCTTTATTTATTGAACAGCGTGCCCAAATAATTACATCGTCTTGTATCTCGGAAACGCCTGCGATAGCTGTATGTGAACCAATAAGGCAATTTTTCCCGATAATGGTGTCATGTCCAACCTGAACATGATTATCTATTTTTGTTCCTTTTCCTACCACAGTATCACCGGATACACCTATATCAACAGCGCATAATGCGCCAATTTCAACATTGTCTTCAATTATTACTTTGCCGCAAGATGCTAGTTTATCGTATCCTTCAGGTCTTCTTTTAAAATAATATGCGTCGGCGCCGATTACGGAATTGCTATGGATAATAACATTATCACCAATAATACAATGGTCGTAAATAGTTGCGTTGGCATGTATAATGCAATTTTTCCCAATAATAACATCATTACCGATAAAAGCATTTGGCTGAATGATGGTTCCTTCGCCTATAACAGCATTGTCGCTTATACTTTTTGATGAAGGAATAAAAGGTCTGAATTTTTTTACCAGTGCAACATAATCACGAAAAGGGTCATCGGAAAATATTAACGCTTTCCCTTTAGGGCAGGGAACATCTTTATTTATGATTACTATTGAAGCTTTAGAGTGAAGCGCTTTATCATAATATTTTGGATGATCAACAAAGGTAATATCTCCGGGTTCAACTCTATGTATTTCATTAATTCCGCATACCGGAAAATCAGCATCGCCGGAATATTTAGCTTTAATCAATCCCGCAACATCCTTGAGTTTTAAAACTTTTTCAAATTTCATAAAAAGAAGATAAATTTTTACTTAACGCGTTCTGAATAGGTACTGGTTCGTGTATCGATTTTTATTTTTTCACCT
This Bacteroidales bacterium DNA region includes the following protein-coding sequences:
- a CDS encoding UDP-3-O-(3-hydroxymyristoyl)glucosamine N-acyltransferase, producing MKFEKVLKLKDVAGLIKAKYSGDADFPVCGINEIHRVEPGDITFVDHPKYYDKALHSKASIVIINKDVPCPKGKALIFSDDPFRDYVALVKKFRPFIPSSKSISDNAVIGEGTIIQPNAFIGNDVIIGKNCIIHANATIYDHCIIGDNVIIHSNSVIGADAYYFKRRPEGYDKLASCGKVIIEDNVEIGALCAVDIGVSGDTVVGKGTKIDNHVQVGHDTIIGKNCLIGSHTAIAGVSEIQDDVIIWARCSINKDLVIGKGAILLALSAVDKSIEGGKTYYGAPAEESRKKWKEIAMMRQLPSLIERLKALEDLDI